A segment of the Vicinamibacterales bacterium genome:
ACTACGGCATTCAGATGCGTCCCGTGCTGCAGGTGGACAAGCGCTACGTCGGCCAGGTGACGGTGTTCACCATCTCGGGCCAGTTGGCCTACGAGGAGGGGACGCGCGGCCTGCGCGAGGCGGTGAACGCCGCGGTGGCGGACGGCGCGCGGCTGTGCCTGCTCGACATGCGCGAGGTCACCTACCTCGACAGCAGCGGCGTCGGCCTGCTGGTCGCGATCTTCCGCCACGTCACCCGCCGCGGCGGCCAGTTCAAGCTGCTGAGCCCCAGCCCCGCCGCCCGCCGCGTGCTCGGCATCAGCCAGCTGACCCGCGTCTTCGACATCTTCGACGACGAGAACGACGCCCTGCTGAATCTCGGCGGCGAGGCCGGCCCATCGTGATCAGCACGGCGCACTGAACGCACTGCGCACTGAAACGCACTGCGCACCGCGCACCGCGCACTGCGCACTGCGCCGGGTCTATACTCCGCGGATGAAAAAGCACGCGCTTGCCGCCGCCTTCCCACTCTGCCTGCTCGCCGTCGCCCTGCACGGTTACCAGGGGGCCGACGGCCGCCGTTACATCGATCCGCGCACGAAGGCCGACGCCAGCCTTGCCCCGTTCAGCGGCGGCGTGTTCGTCGGCAGCACGCTCTACCTCGCCGGCGAGCTCGGCACCGATGCCAACAACAGGGTCCCCGACGCGCCGGCGGCCGAGGCGAAGGCCGTGCTCGACAAGGTGCAGGCCCGCCTCAGGTCCGCCGGGATGACGATGGACGATCTGGTGTCGGTGCAGATCTTCTGTTCGGACGTGAAGCACTACGCCGCGTTCAACGAGGTCTACCGCACCTACTTCACCCGCGAGTATCCCGCGCGGGCCTTCATCGGATCGGGCGGTCTGCTGTTCGGCGCGCGGTTCGAGGTGCAGGGCATCGCGGTGAAGCGCTGAGTCGATCCGCGCGCCGCCGCCATCCAGTTGCGCCACCGGCGGCGGTGCTGCATCGATCAGCGTGGCACTGATCCGGGCCGTTCGTGATTACCGATCGGGCGCTGCGCCGCGCCGGGCGGGCCGCCGCACCGCGCGCACGCGGCCGCTCGCGCCGCCGCCGCAGAAGAACCGATCCCCGCCGTCCGACTCGAGGCCCGACACGCCGGCGCCCGGCGGCATCGCCAGCCGATCGAGCACCTCGCCCGTGCGCGGATCGACGCGCCGCAGCTCGCTCTCCTCCCCTTCCCACGTGCCGTGCCACAGCTCGCCGTCGACCCACGTGACGCCGGTCACGAAACGATTCGACTCGATCGTGCGCAGGACGGCGCCGGTGTCCGGATCGATCTGGTGGATCTTTCGATCGCGGTACTGTCCCACCCACAGTGTCCCTTCCGCCCAGGCCAGCCCGGAATCGCCGCCCCCGCCAGGCGCCGGAATCGTGTGCAGCACGCGGCCGGTCGCCGGATCGATCTTCTGGATGCGGTCCTCGGCGACCTGAAACAGGTGCGTGCCGTCGAACGCCGTGCCGGCGTGCGCCGCGGCGTCGATCGCGCGCGTCGTCTTGCCGGTGTCGGGATCGAGCGCCTGCAGCGTGCCGCCGGTGGCGATCCAGACCTGCCGTCCGTCGTAGCTGACGCCGTGCACGTGCTCGATGCCGGGAAAGGGGCCGTACTCACGAATGATTTCCGCTTGTGTTGTTGTCATGCACGCATCATCACGCGAGCGGCAGCGGCGGCGGGAGTAACAACGGCGTCGCGAATCCCGGCAGCGGCGGCATGGTCCACCGCCGCGCGCGGCCGC
Coding sequences within it:
- a CDS encoding RidA family protein; this encodes MKKHALAAAFPLCLLAVALHGYQGADGRRYIDPRTKADASLAPFSGGVFVGSTLYLAGELGTDANNRVPDAPAAEAKAVLDKVQARLRSAGMTMDDLVSVQIFCSDVKHYAAFNEVYRTYFTREYPARAFIGSGGLLFGARFEVQGIAVKR
- a CDS encoding STAS domain-containing protein — its product is MRPVLQVDKRYVGQVTVFTISGQLAYEEGTRGLREAVNAAVADGARLCLLDMREVTYLDSSGVGLLVAIFRHVTRRGGQFKLLSPSPAARRVLGISQLTRVFDIFDDENDALLNLGGEAGPS